In the genome of Henningerozyma blattae CBS 6284 chromosome 5, complete genome, one region contains:
- the PEX29 gene encoding Pex29p (similar to Saccharomyces cerevisiae PEX29 (YDR479C); ancestral locus Anc_5.614) yields MDSVKSFFVKDSDSDSISHGNHYHKGHSNEHKKRPRSSSILQTLTIPEDDENDLEQSSIEGYNPSPGLQKLVTDTLVERILKMALPPSTELGAQALEHRIEAGKVRPRLSMPVMSRNFIQANSRFGAPFMFIDEIIKIFNWDNPAYTLSVLSIYSFAILQPVTILSSIPLFYILFGIMVPQYLYIHKPDPDQYLESNPTPAFGPPLRAPHIPKPASELSQEFVINLTDLQNHMVLYVQIYDFFANILENFAYFTDDQKSTVAFILILVIGVLNFFFSDIIIKYIPYKLILLIFGWALAIVLHPFYRDRIFAKIHSEEARIRILTFTNRYEEFLERHLKSSEPREHRFAQIYEIQKLKDKSKTWKPIGLSNSDYTLFSKLRINGLDIKDYVVQTLDEIQPPEEWAWMDGKSWVLDLTPSEWVSREFINAIDIDSETKWVYDIDIDGNRTSYRRRMWVRMCVREMDADVDTKEKVVDDIDEIADADTSFGSVRGITKRSMSGNYQILNPNANIQFDKESHIGELPSRKNRSSSSSLEAVSVTSLDSVTDIFNSTL; encoded by the coding sequence ATGGATTCAGTAAAGagtttttttgtaaaagaTTCTGATTCAGATAGTATTTCTCATGGTAATCATTACCATAAAGGACATAGCAATGAACATAAAAAACGGCCACGGTCTAGTTCAATACTACAAACCCTAACAATTccagaagatgatgaaaatgatctCGAGCAATCTTCAATCGAAGGATATAATCCTAGTCCCGGTCTTCAGAAGTTGGTAACCGATACTCTTGTAGAaagaatattgaaaatggcGTTACCTCCTTCTACCGAACTAGGAGCACAAGCTTTGGAACATAGAATTGAGGCTGGTAAAGTACGGCCAAGATTGTCAATGCCTGTCATGAGCAGAAATTTTATACAGGCAAATTCAAGGTTTGGAGCCCCATTCATGTTTATCGATGagataataaagattttcAATTGGGATAATCCAGCATATACTTTATCAGTTCTCTCCATTTATTCATTTGCTATATTACAACCAGTAACCattttatcttcaataCCCCTATTTTACATTTTATTTGGTATAATGGTCCctcaatatttatatattcacAAACCAGATCCTGATCAATATTTAGAATCAAACCCCACCCCTGCATTCGGTCCTCCTTTAAGAGCACCTCATATCCCCAAGCCAGCCTCAGAATTAAGCCAAGAATTCGTAATAAATTTAACCGATTTACAAAATCATATGGTTTTATACGTCCAGatttatgatttttttgctaatattttggaaaattttgCATATTTCACTGATGATCAAAAATCCACTGTAGCATTCATTCTCATATTGGTAATTGGCGTACtaaatttcttcttttcagatatcattattaaatatataccttataaattaattctaCTAATATTTGGCTGGGCACTAGCAATTGTATTACATCCATTTTACAGAGATCGCATATTTGCCAAAATTCATTCAGAAGAGgcaagaattagaattctTACGTTTACAAACAGatatgaagaatttttagaaaGACACTTAAAAAGTTCTGAACCAAGAGAACATAGGTTTGCACAAATAtatgaaattcaaaagcTAAAAGATAAGTCAAAAACTTGGAAACCAATTGGATTAAGCAATTCAGACTATACTTTATTTTCGAAATTAAGAATAAATGGTTtagatattaaagattatgTGGTTCAAACTTTAGATGAAATCCAACCACCAGAAGAATGGGCATGGATGGATGGTAAAAGTTGGGTACTAGATTTAACTCCTTCTGAATGGGTATCAagagaatttattaatgcTATTGATATTGATTCCGAAACAAAATGGGTGTATGATATTGATATCGATGGTAATAGAACTAGTTATAGAAGAAGAATGTGGGTCAGAATGTGTGTTCGAGAAATGGATGCAGATGTTgatacaaaagaaaaagtagTAGATGATATTGACGAAATAGCTGATGCAGATACCTCATTTGGTAGTGTAAGAGGCATAACTAAAAGATCAATGTCAGGGAATTATCAAATCCTTAACCCAAATGCTAATATACAATTTGATAAGGAAAGTCATATTGGTGAATTACCTAGTAGAAAGAATAGATCAAGTTCTAGCTCGCTCGAGGCTGTGTCTGTTACCTCTCTTGATTCTGTTACAGACATTTTTAACTCTAcactttaa
- the SNM1 gene encoding Snm1p (similar to Saccharomyces cerevisiae SNM1 (YDR478W); ancestral locus Anc_5.613), with product MNRGEQEFRDRHLNQKYDLIHFLPSLGIPQLSGFYFKNFLNASKRYHLQLSEIITTKDSKFCGSCGCVRIPNVNFDMLVENIEGDNGQQRILKYTCRNCKHCSKFELETPNIGKKREDNKKEEDFIATWPSKKSANKVEKKTTSARDRSKKRKMNSLLNRLKEKNDQKLKSSSSVLSLESFMKN from the coding sequence ATGAATAGGGGTGAACAAGAGTTTAGAGATAGGCATCTTAACcaaaaatatgatttaaTCCATTTCCTTCCCAGTCTTGGCATACCCCAATTGTCTggcttttattttaaaaattttctaaatgcTAGCAAAAGATATCATTTACAACTATCCGAAATAATAACTACTAAAGACTCAAAATTTTGTGGGTCTTGTGGGTGTGTAAGGATACCTAATGTTAATTTTGATATGCTAGTAGAAAATATAGAAGGTGATAACGGCCAACAGAGAATATTGAAGTATACTTGTAGAAACTGCAAACATTGTtctaaatttgaattagaaacCCCAAATATAGGGAAAAAACGTGAAGATAATAAGAAGGAGGAGGATTTTATAGCAACTTGGCCAAGTAAAAAGTCGGCTAATAAAGTTGAAAAGAAGACAACTTCTGCTAGAGACAGATctaaaaagagaaaaatgaaCTCATTACTCAATAGattgaaagaaaagaacgatcaaaaattgaaaagttCTTCTTCTGTATTGAGTTTGGAGAGctttatgaaaaattaa
- the TBLA0E03350 gene encoding uncharacterized protein (similar to Saccharomyces cerevisiae HST3 (YOR025W); ancestral locus Anc_5.612), translating to MNPFVDNDLESDETPQLIQIKTLHNNDPHLSLISKKIFKSNNNRIVMLTGAGISCNAGIPDFRSATGLYNAVRKQYPHLLIKSGQDLFDISLFRDEDSIAAFASFMEKLYSCTCKARPTETHKFIALLRDKQKLLRCYTQNIDGLESLLNLQSSTDSEFDLNVIKGFRKIWNNLDIIKLHGDLNSLCCTKCYTSTKWTNSNITQFKNGELPNCSKCERANNDRINRGKRSLGKCGVLRPNIVLYGENHPSGEVIAKGLHIDVTSTYPDIFIIMGTSLKVDGVKKLVKQMSKRVHDRNGIVILVNKTDLPLSTWKGVIDYHIKTNCDQWVEFLKKQEPTFFNSSTISESHPKLLGVVKRELKQTQIPQSPPATPAKERSPTLCIPSKHKNSLPLTPTSDYEGSCKKSYYSPKRVRKSSPLKKKHDSKYHLSPSYNKRGTSLTTGVAIRTRSATALLEKLQKEATDAVQ from the coding sequence atgaatcCTTTTGTAGACAATGATCTAGAAAGTGACGAGACACCacaattaattcaaataaagaCCTTACATAATAATGATCCTCACCTATCGTTAATTTCGAAGAAAATCttcaaatcaaataataatagaattgtCATGCTAACTGGTGCTGGGATTTCATGTAATGCTGGTATTCCTGATTTTAGATCAGCAACCGGGCTTTATAATGCTGTTCGCAAGCAATATCCTCACCTACTAATCAAATCAGGTcaagatttatttgatatttctttatttagaGATGAAGATTCCATAGCTGCTTTTGCATCATTCAtggaaaaattatacaGTTGTACATGCAAAGCAAGACCGACAGAAACACATAAATTTATCGCTCTCCTACGAGATAAACAAAAGTTATTAAGATGCTATactcaaaatattgatggATTAGAATCACtattaaatttacaaaGCTCAACTGATAGTGAATTTGATCTGAATGTTATTAAGggttttagaaaaatttggaataatttAGACATCATCAAGCTACATGGCGATCTTAATAGTTTATGTTGTACAAAATGCTATACTTCAACCAAATGgacaaattcaaatataactcaatttaaaaatggtGAATTACCCAATTGTTCAAAGTGCGAAAGGGCAAATAATGATAGAATTAATAGAGGTAAACGATCTTTAGGGAAATGTGGTGTATTAAGACCaaatattgtattataCGGTGAAAACCATCCTTCTGGCGAAGTAATTGCAAAAGGGTTGCATATAGATGTTACAAGTACTTATccagatatttttattattatgggAACAAGCTTAAAAGTTGATGGTGTTAAAAAATTGGTCAAGCAAATGAGTAAACGTGTTCATGATCGCAACGGTATTGTAATATTAGTCAATAAAACAGACTTACCTTTATCGACTTGGAAGGGTGTTATCGATTATcatattaaaacaaattgtGATCAGTGGGTAGAGTTTTTAAAGAAACAAGAGCcaacttttttcaattcatctACTATTTCTGAGTCTCATCCGAAACTTCTTGGTGTTGTTAAAAGAGAGTTAAAACAAACTCAAATACCTCAAAGTCCTCCTGCTACTCCGGCAAAGGAACGCTCTCCCACGCTCTGCATACCGTCAAAacataaaaattctttaccTCTTACTCCAACTAGTGATTATGAAGGTTCTTGCAAGAAGTCATATTATTCTCCAAAAAGAGTACGTAAGTCAAGCCCTCTTAAAAAGAAGCATGACTCTAAATATCATTTATCTCCCTCTTACAATAAGAGAGGCACCAGTCTAACAACAGGTGTTGCAATTAGAACAAGATCAGCCACtgcattattagaaaaactTCAAAAAGAAGCCACAGATGCTGTTCAATAA
- the SNF1 gene encoding AMP-activated serine/threonine-protein kinase catalytic subunit SNF1 (similar to Saccharomyces cerevisiae SNF1 (YDR477W); ancestral locus Anc_5.611) has protein sequence MSNNNSVPSQQHQQHHHHHHHHRHGHSQSQRNGGLKDGSKIGNYQIIKTLGEGSFGKVKLAYHATTGQKVALKIINRKVLAKSDMQGRIEREISYLRLLRHPHIIKLYDVIKSKDEIIMVIEYADNELFDYIVQRDKMSEQEARRFFQQIISAVDYCHRHKIVHRDLKPENLLLDEHLNVKIADFGLSNIMTDGNFLKTSCGSPNYAAPEVISGKLYAGPEVDVWSCGVILYVMLCRRLPFDDESIPVLFKNINNGIYTLPRFLSEGASSLIKKMLIVNPLNRISIHEIMQDEWFKVELPEYLIPQQDTKSTTGNDSQDQRNKENNNSNNENAGSFIPFKPEEIDNELVVALSKTMGYEIDEIYEALQSGEDNLPLNEIRDAYLLIRENQSLIKNLKSDENTRGEMDTFLAQSPPSFQRNYHHKSNSLDLNHNQLNLNSSSTNPNGFNGNGNTNPHSNQRLVRPPLFTDSSKEGDSTISILPTSLPQIHRANMLAQGLPAASKISSLVTKKSKTKWHFGIRSRSYPLDVMGEIYIALKNLGAEWARPSEQDLWTIRVRWKYNMNTPDFDQNANSNNSNTTTTIPDLMKMVIQLFQIEANNYLVDFKFDGWESSTGKPINNLNMSEDEMCTFSAYPFLHLSTRLIMELAVNSQSG, from the coding sequence AtgagtaataataattcagtaCCTTCTCAACAACATCAACAAcaccatcatcatcatcaccacCATCGTCATGGCCATTCTCAATCTCAAAGGAATGGAGGTTTAAAGGATGGCTCTAAAATTGGTAACTATCAAATTATCAAGACCTTAGGTGAGGGTTCTTTTGGTAAGGTTAAACTAGCATATCATGCCACTACTGGTCAAAAAGTTGCTTTAAAGATTATAAATAGGAAAGTCTTAGCAAAGAGTGACATGCAAGGGAGAATTGAAAGAGaaatttcatatttgaGATTATTAAGACATCCAcatatcattaaattatatgatgttattaaatctaaagatgaaattatcATGGTTATTGAATATGCTGACAATGAATTATTCGATTACATTGTCCAAAGGGATAAAATGAGTGAGCAAGAAGCTAGAAGATTTTTCCAACAAATTATTTCTGCAGTTGATTATTGTCATAGACATAAAATTGTTCATAGAGATTTAAAACcagaaaatttattattggatGAACATTTGAATGTGAAAATTGCAGATTTTGgtctttcaaatattatgaCTGATGGGAATTTCTTAAAGACTTCATGTGGTTCACCAAATTATGCTGCACCAGAAGTTATTAGTGGTAAATTATATGCAGGCCCAGAGGTTGATGTATGGTCTTGTGGTGTTATTCTTTACGTCATGTTATGTCGTCGTTTACcatttgatgatgaaagtATACCTgttcttttcaaaaatattaataatggtatTTATACTTTACCAAGATTTTTATCTGAAGGTGCAAGCAGTTTAATCAAGAAAATGCTGATTGTTAACCCATTGAATAGAATTAGTATCCATGAAATTATGCAAGATGAATGGTTTAAGGTAGAATTACCAGAATATTTGATACCTCAACAAGATACTAAATCCACTACTGGTAATGATTCTCAAGATCAACGTAACAAGGAAAACAATAActctaataatgaaaatgcaGGTTCTTTTATACCATTTAAACctgaagaaattgataatgaattggTCGTTGCATTATCCAAGACTATGGGTtatgaaattgatgaaatttaTGAAGCTTTACAATCAGGTGAAGATAATTTACCGCTAAATGAAATTAGAGATgcttatttattaataagaGAAAATcaatcattaataaaaaatttgaaatcagATGAAAATACAAGAGGTGAAATGGATACTTTCCTAGCTCAATCACCACCATCTTTCCAAAGAAATTACCATCATAAGTCTAATTCATTAGATTTGAATCACAATCAATTGAATCTAAATAGTAGTAGTACTAATCCAAATGGATTTAATGGTAACGGTAACACAAATCCACATTCAAATCAACGTTTAGTTCGTCCTCCTCTATTTACCGATTCCTCAAAGGAAGGTGATTCAACCATTTCAATCTTACCTACTTCCCTACCACAAATCCATAGAGCAAACATGTTAGCTCAAGGTCTTCCTGCAGCATCAAAGATCTCTTCTTTAGTAACTAAAAAATCGAAGACAAAGTGGCATTTTGGTATACGATCAAGATCTTACCCATTGGATGTTATGGGTGAAATTTATATCgctttgaaaaatcttGGTGCTGAATGGGCAAGACCATCTGAACAAGATTTGTGGACTATTAGAGTTAGATGGaaatataatatgaatACACCTGATTTTGATCAAAATGCAAACAGCAATAACTCGAacactactactactataccagatttaatgaaaatggtcattcaattatttcaaattgaagcaaataattatttagttgattttaaatttgatggTTGGGAATCAAGTACAGGTAAgccaattaataatttaaatatgtCAGAAGATGAAATGTGCACTTTTTCAGCCTATCCATTCCTACATTTAAGTACTCGTTTAATTATGGAGTTAGCTGTTAACAGTCAGAGTGGTTAG
- the SMD1 gene encoding mRNA splicing protein SMD1 (similar to Saccharomyces cerevisiae SMD1 (YGR074W); ancestral locus Anc_3.139) produces the protein MKLVNFLKKLRNEQLTIELKNGTTIWGTLQTVSPQMNVTLTDITLSLPTNKNPQAQAAFFLASNSNNTSSNSSSNSDIQLQYINVRGNTIRQIILPDSLNLDSLLIDEQQLQRLRKSGKLVDDSSKKRRRDYGTNTSKRLRRGI, from the coding sequence ATGAAAttagtaaattttttgaaaaaacttCGTAATGAGCAATTAActattgaattgaaaaatggtaCTACCATATGGGGTACTCTTCAGACTGTTTCACCACAGATGAATGTAACATTAACGGATATAACTTTATCACTAccaactaataaaaatcctCAAGCTCAAGcagcattttttttagcatCAAACTCAAATAATAcatcttctaattctagCTCAAATTCAGATATTCAATTGCAATATATTAATGTTAGAGGCAATACAATTAgacaaataattctaccTGATTCACTCAATTTAGATTCTCTTCTGATAGATGAACAACAACTACAAAGACTAAGGAAATCAGGTAAATTGGTAGATGATTCTAGTAAAAAGAGAAGGAGAGATTATGGCACAAATACTTCAAAACGTCTAAGAAGAGGCATCTAA
- the MRPL25 gene encoding mitochondrial 54S ribosomal protein mL59 (similar to Saccharomyces cerevisiae MRPL25 (YGR076C); ancestral locus Anc_3.137), with protein MNRQYFDKLPTKLKNFFHKYPPSITYSNKPTSTYDITANPFLPNKHPISGKHHNPKYSLRRLSVLYKEAYKFGITELLPPIPNKSFFLEKYENKPMMRGVLRPKGHKHELNKAERDAKKAKGIANIDAMLIKYRGKSYERKLEKKKSEKITYF; from the coding sequence ATGAATAGACAATATTTTGACAAATTACCTactaaattgaaaaatttcttcCATAAATATCCACCATCAATAACATATAGTAATAAACCCACTTCTACATATGATATCACTGCTAATCCATTTTTACCAAATAAGCATCCAATAAGTGGTAAACATCACAAtccaaaatattctttgaGAAGATTAAGTGTATTATATAAGGAGGCTTACAAATTCGGTATAACAGAACTATTACCACCAATACCAAACAAATCATtctttttagaaaaatatgaGAACAAACCAATGATGAGAGGTGTATTAAGACCAAAGGGTCATAAAcatgaattgaataaagCTGAGAGGGATGCAAAGAAAGCCAAGGGTATTGCTAATATTGATGCGATGCTTATTAAATATCGTGGTAAATCTTATGAAAGGAAATTggaaaagaagaaatctGAAAAGATTACTTATTTCTAG
- the PAC10 gene encoding tubulin-binding prefolding complex subunit PAC10 (similar to Saccharomyces cerevisiae PAC10 (YGR078C); ancestral locus Anc_3.134), with amino-acid sequence MSSLFNSTKTNPRGIPEAPFVEKVEDYIKKPTDFELVFNQFQEHLSKYKFMLESKNSTINQLNVRIPDIQNTLKICKSLLLQKNEAEDDENQEIEMNYQLNDTLYTKANVTTDKVGLWLGADVMMEYTLDEAIELLNKRLSDANESLTLAQEDAEFLRENITTMEVNCARLYNWDVEQRSKLRQVTKELSI; translated from the coding sequence ATGTCTtcattattcaattcaacTAAGACTAATCCAAGAGGTATCCCAGAAGCTCCATTTGTTGAAAAGGTTGAAGATTACATTAAAAAACCAACtgattttgaattagtCTTTAATCAATTCCAAGAacatttatcaaaatataaatttatgcTAGAATCCAAGAATTCTACTATAAACCAATTAAATGTACGTATACCAGATATCCAAAATACTCTAAAGATTTGTAAAAGCTTGTTACTACAAAAGAATGAAgcagaagatgatgaaaatcaagaaattgaaatgaattatcaattaaatgatacTTTATATACCAAGGCTAATGTAACCACAGACAAAGTTGGTCTTTGGTTAGGTGCTGATGTAATGATGGAATATACTTTAGATGAAgctattgaattattaaataagaGATTAAGTGATGCTAATGAATCATTAACTCTTGCACAAGAAGATGCGGAATTTTTAAGAGAAAATATCACAACAATGGAAGTTAATTGTGCAAGACTATACAATTGGGATGTTGAACAACGTTCGAAATTACGTCAAGTTACTAAAGAGTTATCTATTTGA
- the TBLA0E03400 gene encoding ATP19 family protein (similar to Saccharomyces cerevisiae ATP19 (YOL077W-A); ancestral locus Anc_3.128): MAAYVIMGRTVPNHYLALGTLGTLSLFLIPNPFKSKKPLVPDLAKLCDSEKEQKFVSEYLAARAK, from the coding sequence ATGGCCGCATATGTTATTATGGGTAGAACTGTCCCAAACCATTACCTTGCATTGGGTACACTTGGTACCTTATCTTTGTTTCTTATTCCAAACCCTTTCAAATCAAAGAAACCTCTAGTGCCAGATTTAGCTAAACTATGTGACTCTGAAAAGGAACAAAAATTTGTCTCAGAATATTTAGCTGCTCGTGCTAAATAA
- the BMT2 gene encoding 25S rRNA (adenine2142-N1)-methyltransferase (similar to Saccharomyces cerevisiae YBR141C; ancestral locus Anc_3.123) yields MLSRKRKTITGKSLSLPNTKIKPVKARQLIRRYHHLISKRKLILNKLKTLNDDNTNNDIKKNSLELNKLNQLFKNISKDEKLSMENNMLKIQSINNDNEKLNHLLNYINYELIVSGGIEDYQKASNSGQDPTRGGDSSGILVKWLRDLYKEEQSNEPIAKQTNQSNKNHEKRTALEIGALSVKNKISTCGMFNVTRIDLENSQEIKGIEKQDFMKRPLIQDKNELFDVISCSLVLNFVPEHSARGEMCKRFSSFLKPNGYIFIVLPLPCMENSRYMNKQHFISLMESLGYSSIHYKTAKKVCYMLFQFKSKADNQKMKLFKKKLN; encoded by the coding sequence ATGTTATctagaaaaagaaaaacaattacTGGTAAATCTTTATCACTACCTAATACAAAAATCAAACCAGTCAAGGCTCGCCAATTGATTCGTCgttatcatcatttgatttcaaaaagaaaactaattttaaataaattgaaaactttaaacgatgataatacaaataatgatattaaaaaaaattctcttgaattaaataaattaaatcaattatttaaaaatatttctaaagatgaaaaattaagtatggaaaataatatgttAAAGATTCAAAgtataaataatgataatgaaaaattaaaccatctattaaattatattaattatgaaCTGATTGTCTCTGGAGGAATTGAAGATTATCAAAAGGCAAGTAATAGTGGTCAAGATCCAACACGAGGTGGTGATTCTTCAGGCATTTTGGTTAAATGGCTACGAGATCTCTATAAGGAGGAACAATCTAATGAACCAATAGCTAAACAGACAAATcaatctaataaaaatcacGAAAAGAGAACTGCTCTAGAGATAGGAGCTTTAAGtgtgaaaaataaaatttccaCTTGTGGTATGTTTAATGTGACAAGAattgatttagaaaattctCAAGAGATCAAGggaattgaaaaacaaGATTTTATGAAAAGACCCCTCATAcaagataaaaatgaattgttTGATGTAATTTCATGCTCTCTAGTATTAAACTTCGTACCGGAGCATTCTGCACGTGGTGAGATGTGTAAAAGGTTTAGTAGTTTTTTAAAACCAAATGgttatattttcattgtATTACCATTGCCATGTATGGAAAATTCAAGGTATATGAATAAACAACATTTTATATCATTAATGGAAAGTTTAGGATATTCAAGTATACACTATAAAACAGCTAAAAAAGTATGTTATATGTTATTccaatttaaatcaaaagcggataatcaaaaaatgaaattatttaaaaaaaaactcaATTAG